A genomic window from Variovorax paradoxus includes:
- a CDS encoding FadR/GntR family transcriptional regulator, protein MTARFQSLAPSVRLADQVADALAAEVRSGRLSEGDRLPTETALAEQFGVSRTVVREAVSRLKSLGLLDSRQGSGVYVRAAGVEPLRFEMPHVASREAVIQMVELRRALEAEVAALAAERRTPDDVQRIRDAIDALHAAVEAGGNGADEDVRFHRAIAEAARNPFLIGTLQYLRQFLHGATRVTRANEARRADFAREVAQEHARIVEAIEAGDPLRAREAAKNHMDNAIRRIEQADPAFWQQEGAQLARPLVEGWPIGS, encoded by the coding sequence ATGACCGCCCGCTTTCAATCCCTCGCCCCCAGCGTCCGCCTGGCCGACCAGGTCGCCGATGCATTGGCCGCCGAGGTGCGCAGCGGGCGCCTGTCCGAAGGCGACCGCCTGCCGACCGAGACCGCGCTGGCCGAGCAGTTCGGCGTGAGCCGCACGGTGGTGCGCGAGGCCGTGTCGCGGCTCAAGTCGCTGGGCCTGCTCGATTCGCGCCAGGGCAGTGGCGTGTATGTGCGCGCTGCCGGCGTCGAGCCGCTGCGCTTCGAGATGCCGCACGTGGCCTCGCGCGAAGCCGTCATCCAGATGGTCGAGCTGCGCCGCGCGCTCGAAGCCGAAGTGGCCGCGCTGGCCGCCGAGCGCCGCACGCCCGACGACGTGCAGCGCATCCGCGACGCCATCGACGCGCTGCACGCCGCCGTGGAAGCGGGCGGCAACGGCGCCGACGAAGACGTGCGCTTTCACCGCGCCATCGCCGAGGCAGCGCGCAACCCCTTCCTCATCGGCACGCTGCAGTACCTGCGGCAGTTTTTGCACGGCGCTACCCGCGTCACGCGCGCCAACGAGGCGCGCCGCGCCGACTTCGCGCGCGAGGTGGCGCAGGAGCACGCGCGCATCGTCGAGGCCATCGAGGCCGGTGATCCGCTGCGCGCGCGCGAGGCGGCCAAGAACCACATGGACAACGCGATCCGCCGCATCGAGCAGGCCGATCCCGCGTTCTGGCAGCAGGAAGGCGCGCAACTCGCGCGGCCACTGGTCGAAGGCTGGCCGATTGGCAGCTGA
- a CDS encoding MFS transporter: protein MTSSTLQAGAMPSSAAADAALEKRTYAKVFWRLVPFLMLCYVVAYLDRVNVGFAKLQMGQDLGFSETVFGLGAGIFFLGYFLFEVPSNLLLNRVGARIWIARIMITWGLLSACFMFVKTPTSFYILRFLLGVAEAGFYPGVILYLTHWYPAHRRARIIAVFMSAIPVAGIFGNPLSGWIMDSFHGVSSMSGWQWMFLIEAVPAVLVGVMVLVYLDNGIAQARWLSAEEKALLQREVVRDAAHGAKGPHSVAGVFRDARIWWMAFIYFAFVMGQYALTFWLPTLVKATGVQGNLNIGLLSAIPFVCAIVAMNLFGRSADRRQERRWHLIVPALMGAIGFTVAASYTQNTVVSLAFLSLAAAGVLTCAPLFWSLPTAFLTGTAAAAGIAAINSVGNLAGFVSPYLIGYLKDLTGSTQIGMYVLAGALVLGAIGVWLTPKQLVNR, encoded by the coding sequence ATGACTTCCTCGACCCTCCAGGCCGGCGCCATGCCGTCGTCCGCCGCAGCCGATGCCGCGCTCGAAAAGCGCACATACGCCAAGGTGTTCTGGCGCCTCGTGCCCTTTCTCATGCTCTGCTACGTGGTCGCGTACCTCGACCGCGTCAACGTGGGCTTCGCCAAACTGCAGATGGGGCAAGACCTGGGCTTCAGCGAAACCGTGTTCGGCCTGGGCGCGGGCATCTTCTTTCTCGGCTACTTTTTGTTCGAGGTGCCGAGCAACCTGCTGCTCAACCGCGTGGGCGCGCGCATCTGGATCGCGCGAATCATGATCACCTGGGGCCTGCTCTCGGCCTGCTTCATGTTCGTGAAGACGCCGACCAGCTTCTACATCCTGCGCTTCCTGCTCGGCGTGGCCGAGGCGGGCTTCTACCCGGGCGTGATCCTGTACCTCACGCACTGGTACCCGGCGCACCGGCGCGCGCGGATCATCGCGGTGTTCATGTCGGCCATTCCGGTGGCGGGCATCTTCGGCAACCCGCTGTCGGGCTGGATCATGGACAGCTTCCACGGCGTCTCGTCGATGAGCGGCTGGCAGTGGATGTTCCTGATCGAAGCCGTTCCCGCCGTGCTCGTGGGCGTGATGGTGCTGGTCTACCTCGACAACGGCATCGCCCAGGCGCGCTGGCTCAGCGCCGAAGAAAAGGCGCTGCTGCAGCGCGAGGTGGTGCGCGACGCCGCCCACGGCGCCAAGGGCCCGCACTCGGTGGCTGGCGTGTTTCGCGATGCGCGCATATGGTGGATGGCGTTCATCTACTTCGCCTTCGTCATGGGCCAATACGCACTCACCTTCTGGCTGCCCACGCTGGTCAAGGCCACGGGCGTGCAGGGCAACCTGAACATCGGGCTGCTCAGCGCCATTCCGTTCGTCTGCGCCATCGTCGCGATGAACCTCTTCGGCCGCAGCGCCGACCGCCGCCAGGAGCGCCGCTGGCACCTGATCGTTCCCGCGCTGATGGGTGCGATCGGCTTCACCGTCGCGGCTTCGTACACGCAGAACACGGTCGTGTCGCTGGCGTTCCTCTCGCTCGCCGCAGCCGGCGTGCTGACCTGCGCGCCGCTCTTCTGGTCGCTGCCCACAGCCTTTCTCACGGGCACGGCGGCGGCGGCCGGCATCGCGGCCATCAATTCGGTGGGCAACCTCGCGGGCTTCGTGAGCCCGTACCTCATCGGTTACCTGAAAGACCTGACGGGCAGCACGCAGATCGGCATGTACGTGCTGGCCGGTGCGCTGGTGCTCGGCGCCATCGGCGTGTGGCTCACGCCCAAGCAACTCGTGAATCGCTGA
- the ltnD gene encoding L-threonate dehydrogenase codes for MAHAQATRESLILERKNPCMTSITNSSVVGLVGLGAMGAGMAQSLRRAGHAPHVFDVRREVAEAFARDGGTACDTLAALGAQCDIVVSVVVNAAQTESVLFGDGTTPGCAASMKPGSLFVMCSTVDPNWSVALEARLEKLGILYLDAPISGGAAKAASGQMTMMTAGTPAAYEKAGAVLDAMAAKVYRLGDSAGAGSKVKVINQLLAGVHIAAAAEAMALGLREGVDPAALYEVITHSAGNSWMFENRMAHVLAGDYTPLSAVDIFVKDLGLVLDVARASKFPLPLSSTAHQMFMQASTAGYAREDDSAVIKIFPGIEVPAPKKQA; via the coding sequence GTGGCTCACGCCCAAGCAACTCGTGAATCGCTGATCCTCGAAAGAAAGAATCCCTGCATGACTTCCATCACCAACTCCTCCGTCGTCGGCCTCGTGGGCCTCGGCGCCATGGGCGCCGGCATGGCGCAATCGCTGCGCCGCGCGGGCCATGCGCCGCATGTGTTCGACGTGCGCCGCGAGGTCGCCGAAGCCTTCGCGCGCGACGGTGGCACGGCCTGCGACACGCTGGCCGCGCTCGGCGCGCAGTGCGACATCGTGGTCAGCGTCGTCGTGAATGCGGCGCAGACAGAGTCTGTGCTGTTCGGCGACGGCACCACGCCCGGCTGCGCCGCGTCGATGAAGCCCGGCAGCCTGTTCGTGATGTGCTCCACCGTCGATCCGAACTGGTCCGTGGCGCTCGAGGCGCGCCTCGAGAAGCTGGGCATCCTGTACCTCGACGCGCCCATCTCCGGCGGCGCAGCGAAGGCTGCGAGCGGCCAGATGACGATGATGACCGCCGGCACGCCCGCCGCCTACGAGAAGGCCGGCGCGGTGCTCGACGCGATGGCCGCCAAGGTCTACCGCCTGGGCGACAGCGCGGGCGCGGGCAGCAAGGTGAAAGTCATCAACCAGCTGCTGGCCGGCGTGCACATCGCAGCGGCGGCCGAGGCCATGGCGCTGGGCCTGCGCGAAGGCGTGGACCCTGCGGCGCTGTACGAAGTCATCACGCACAGCGCCGGCAACAGCTGGATGTTCGAGAACCGCATGGCGCACGTGCTCGCCGGCGACTACACGCCGCTATCGGCCGTCGACATCTTCGTGAAGGACCTCGGGCTGGTGCTCGACGTGGCGCGCGCAAGCAAGTTTCCGCTGCCGCTGTCGTCCACCGCGCACCAGATGTTCATGCAGGCCTCGACCGCGGGCTACGCGCGTGAAGACGACAGCGCGGTGATCAAGATCTTCCCGGGCATCGAAGTGCCGGCGCCGAAAAAACAGGCCTGA
- the denD gene encoding D-erythronate dehydrogenase, with translation MNILITGGCGFLGARLARTLLAGGNLALAGGAAQPVSRITLADRVPPPADLAGDARVQFVQGDLYEQAGNGALPLADTDAVFHLAAAVSGECEADFDLGMRSNLDTTRALLEACRRAGHSPVFVFSSSVAVFGDSPEQRLPAVIEDTTLPTPQNSYGIQKFIGEQLVADFTRKGFVQGRNVRLMTVSVRPGRPNGAASSFLSGMLREPLAGERARCPVSPDTPVALASPGNTVAGIVRAATASATEWGARTAINLPALTTTVREMAQALERIAGKDATGLIDWEPDAAIAKIVTSWPSRIHAARAEALGLKADASFDAILRDYVRENAQAVKLPVAKD, from the coding sequence ATGAACATCCTCATCACCGGCGGCTGCGGCTTCCTTGGCGCCCGCCTCGCCCGCACGCTGCTCGCGGGCGGCAACCTCGCACTGGCCGGCGGCGCCGCGCAGCCCGTGTCGCGCATCACCCTGGCCGACCGCGTGCCGCCACCCGCCGACCTGGCCGGCGACGCGCGCGTGCAGTTCGTGCAGGGCGACCTGTACGAGCAGGCCGGCAACGGCGCGCTGCCGCTGGCCGACACCGACGCGGTGTTCCACCTCGCCGCCGCAGTGAGCGGCGAATGCGAGGCGGATTTCGACCTCGGCATGCGCAGCAACCTCGACACCACACGCGCCCTGCTCGAAGCCTGCCGCCGCGCAGGCCACTCGCCGGTGTTCGTGTTCTCCAGCTCGGTCGCAGTGTTCGGCGATTCGCCCGAGCAGCGCCTGCCCGCCGTGATCGAAGACACCACGCTGCCGACCCCGCAGAACAGCTACGGCATCCAGAAATTCATCGGCGAGCAGCTTGTTGCCGACTTCACGCGCAAGGGCTTCGTGCAGGGCCGCAACGTGCGGCTCATGACGGTGTCGGTGCGCCCCGGCCGCCCCAACGGCGCGGCCTCCAGCTTCCTGAGCGGCATGCTGCGCGAGCCATTGGCCGGTGAACGCGCACGCTGCCCCGTGTCGCCCGACACGCCCGTCGCGCTGGCTTCGCCTGGCAACACCGTCGCCGGCATCGTGCGCGCGGCCACTGCCAGTGCCACCGAGTGGGGTGCCCGCACCGCCATCAACCTGCCGGCACTGACGACCACCGTGCGCGAGATGGCGCAGGCGCTAGAGCGCATCGCCGGCAAGGACGCCACCGGCCTGATCGACTGGGAGCCCGACGCCGCCATCGCGAAGATCGTCACCAGCTGGCCCAGCCGCATCCACGCGGCACGCGCCGAGGCGCTGGGCCTGAAGGCCGACGCGAGCTTCGACGCCATCCTGCGCGACTACGTGCGCGAGAACGCACAGGCCGTGAAGCTGCCCGTTGCGAAGGACTGA
- the otnK gene encoding 3-oxo-tetronate kinase, whose translation MAKLVLGCIADDFTGATDLANNLVRAGMRVVQAIGVPEGPLDADVDAVVVALKSRTIAPAEAIAQSLDALRWLQSQGAQQIYFKYCSTFDSTAQGNIGPVTEALMDALQCDFTIATPAFPDNKRTVFKGYLFAGDVLLNESGMQNHPLTPMTDPNLVRVLQAQCKRKVGLIDYTVVARGAAAIDERIAQLKAEGVTIAVVDAVSNDDLLRMGPALAKMPLLTAGSGVAIGLPANFGLAPSSQASALPKAGGKTAVVSGSCSLATNRQVLDFIQRGGAAMAIDPLRIAAGVDVAAEALAWATPLIDKGPVLVYSTAEAGAVKSVQGRLGVEEAGAMVERTIAAIARGLVERGVHQLVVAGGETSGACVQALGIAQMQIGPQIDPGVPWCYARSDAAPEAGVHIALKSGNFGSDDFFTKAFTVLA comes from the coding sequence ATGGCAAAGCTAGTGCTCGGCTGCATCGCCGACGATTTCACGGGCGCCACCGACCTCGCCAACAACCTCGTGCGCGCTGGTATGCGCGTGGTGCAGGCCATCGGCGTGCCCGAAGGCCCGCTCGATGCGGATGTAGATGCCGTTGTCGTCGCGCTCAAGTCGCGCACCATCGCACCGGCCGAGGCCATCGCGCAGTCGCTCGATGCGCTGCGCTGGCTGCAGTCGCAGGGCGCGCAGCAGATCTATTTCAAGTACTGCTCCACCTTCGACAGCACGGCCCAAGGCAACATCGGCCCCGTGACCGAGGCGCTGATGGACGCGCTGCAATGCGACTTCACCATCGCGACGCCCGCCTTCCCCGACAACAAGCGCACCGTGTTCAAGGGCTACCTGTTCGCGGGTGACGTGTTGCTCAACGAGAGCGGCATGCAGAACCACCCGCTCACGCCGATGACCGACCCGAACCTCGTGCGCGTGCTGCAGGCGCAGTGCAAGCGCAAGGTGGGCCTGATCGACTACACGGTGGTGGCGCGCGGCGCGGCTGCCATCGACGAGCGCATCGCTCAGCTGAAGGCCGAGGGCGTGACGATCGCCGTCGTCGACGCGGTGTCGAACGACGACCTTCTGCGCATGGGCCCGGCGCTCGCGAAGATGCCGTTGCTCACCGCGGGCTCGGGCGTGGCCATCGGCCTGCCGGCCAACTTCGGACTCGCGCCTTCTTCGCAGGCCAGTGCATTGCCAAAGGCCGGCGGCAAGACGGCGGTGGTCTCGGGCAGCTGCTCGCTGGCCACCAACCGGCAGGTGCTCGACTTCATCCAGCGCGGCGGCGCGGCAATGGCCATCGACCCGCTGCGCATCGCGGCGGGCGTGGACGTTGCCGCCGAGGCTCTGGCCTGGGCCACGCCTCTGATCGACAAGGGCCCTGTGCTCGTCTACTCGACCGCCGAAGCCGGCGCCGTGAAGTCGGTGCAAGGCAGACTCGGTGTCGAGGAAGCCGGCGCGATGGTCGAACGCACCATTGCAGCCATCGCGCGCGGCCTGGTCGAACGCGGTGTGCACCAACTGGTGGTGGCCGGCGGCGAGACCTCGGGCGCATGCGTGCAGGCACTGGGCATCGCGCAGATGCAGATCGGCCCGCAGATCGACCCCGGTGTGCCGTGGTGCTATGCGCGTTCTGACGCTGCGCCGGAGGCAGGCGTGCACATCGCGCTGAAGTCCGGCAACTTTGGCAGCGACGATTTCTTCACCAAGGCCTTTACAGTGCTCGCATGA
- a CDS encoding class II aldolase/adducin family protein, with the protein MTENEAREEICRVGRSLFERGYVHATAGNISVRLDDGFLITPTDACLGFLDPARLARLDAQGQQTSGDRASKTIALHTRIYAAARKFDANTACVIHTHSTHCVALTLNEPGDELLPALTPYFVMKVGHVPVIAYHRPGAPEAAEQVAQTVERFGTAGTPIRAVMLTRLGPNVWHDTPAAAMAVLEELEETARLQQLTQAARPEPLNADQIDELRRTFGARW; encoded by the coding sequence ATGACCGAGAACGAAGCCCGCGAAGAAATCTGCCGCGTCGGCCGCAGCCTGTTCGAGCGCGGCTACGTGCATGCCACCGCCGGCAACATCAGCGTGCGGCTGGACGACGGCTTTCTCATCACGCCGACCGATGCCTGCCTCGGCTTTCTCGACCCGGCGCGATTGGCCAGACTCGATGCGCAAGGCCAGCAGACCAGCGGAGACCGCGCCAGCAAGACCATCGCACTGCACACGCGCATCTACGCCGCCGCGCGCAAGTTCGATGCGAACACGGCCTGCGTGATTCACACCCACAGCACGCACTGCGTCGCGCTCACGCTGAACGAGCCGGGCGACGAACTGCTGCCCGCGCTTACACCGTATTTCGTGATGAAGGTCGGCCACGTGCCAGTCATTGCGTACCACCGCCCCGGCGCGCCCGAAGCGGCCGAGCAGGTGGCACAAACCGTCGAGCGCTTCGGCACTGCCGGCACGCCGATTCGCGCCGTGATGCTCACGCGCCTCGGCCCCAACGTCTGGCACGACACGCCGGCCGCCGCCATGGCAGTGCTCGAGGAACTCGAAGAAACCGCACGGCTTCAGCAGCTCACGCAGGCCGCACGGCCCGAGCCGCTGAACGCCGATCAGATCGATGAACTGCGCCGTACCTTCGGTGCGCGCTGGTAG
- the otnI gene encoding 2-oxo-tetronate isomerase has product MPQFAANLSMLYPELAFLDRFDAAAKDGFKAVEYLFPYDFAKDEILARLKHNGLQQVLFNGPPGDWNGGERGLACLPGRDAEFREGIAKAIDYAVALDCPRIHVMAGLVPEGLERDALQPVYLDNLRWAAAEAAKAGRDVLIEPINTRDIPRFFLNRQDHAHEIVETVGAPNLKVQMDLYHCQIVEGDVAMKIRKYLPTGRVGHIQIAGVPERHEPDIGEQNYPYLFDVLDEVSAQCGWQGWVGCEYRPKRGSEPGGTSAGLGWLRAWEQRHA; this is encoded by the coding sequence ATGCCCCAATTCGCCGCCAACCTCTCGATGCTCTACCCGGAGCTTGCCTTTCTCGACCGCTTCGACGCCGCCGCGAAAGACGGCTTCAAGGCCGTGGAATATCTCTTCCCCTACGACTTTGCGAAAGACGAAATCCTCGCGCGGCTCAAGCACAACGGCCTGCAGCAGGTGCTGTTCAACGGCCCGCCCGGCGACTGGAACGGAGGCGAACGCGGCCTGGCCTGCCTGCCCGGGCGCGACGCCGAGTTTCGTGAAGGCATTGCCAAGGCCATCGACTACGCCGTGGCGCTCGACTGCCCGCGCATCCATGTCATGGCTGGCCTCGTGCCCGAAGGCCTGGAGCGCGACGCGCTTCAGCCCGTGTACCTCGACAACCTGCGCTGGGCCGCGGCCGAAGCCGCCAAGGCGGGCCGCGACGTGCTGATCGAGCCGATCAACACGCGCGACATTCCGCGCTTCTTCCTCAACCGGCAAGACCACGCGCACGAGATCGTCGAAACGGTGGGCGCGCCCAATCTCAAGGTGCAGATGGACCTGTACCACTGCCAGATCGTCGAAGGCGACGTGGCGATGAAGATCCGCAAGTACCTGCCTACCGGCCGTGTCGGCCACATCCAGATCGCCGGTGTGCCCGAGCGCCATGAGCCCGACATCGGCGAGCAGAACTACCCGTATCTGTTCGACGTGCTCGACGAGGTGTCGGCGCAGTGCGGCTGGCAGGGCTGGGTCGGCTGCGAATACCGGCCGAAGCGCGGCTCGGAGCCGGGCGGCACCTCGGCCGGCCTCGGCTGGCTACGGGCCTGGGAGCAGCGGCACGCATGA